The following proteins are encoded in a genomic region of Oncorhynchus kisutch isolate 150728-3 linkage group LG6, Okis_V2, whole genome shotgun sequence:
- the LOC109892453 gene encoding protein PBDC1-like has translation MASGNGLASLGVEGATAAAQALSLPAEAYGNDPQLEVMWAMKAYNHAEIYFNLISSVDPSNLKLTTVDDRIYTSFKESFSDLNIKNLDPDMLKTAEAKEKWRPFCNQFDGVVEDFNYGTLLRLDCVKDYTEENTIFATRIQFFAIEIARNREGFNTPVFQAKKQPS, from the exons ATGGCGTCGGGAAATGGACTTGCTTCTCTG GGTGTCGAGGGAGCTACAGCAGCCGCACAGGCTCTGTCTCTACCAGCTGAGGCTTATGGGAACGAT CCTCAACTGGAAGTGATGTGGGCGATGAAGGCTTACAATCATGCAGAAATCTACTTCAAT ctgATCTCGTCGGTAGACCCCAGTAATCTGAAGTTGACCACGGTGGATGACCGGATATATACATCCTTCAAAGAATCCTTCTCAGACCTCAACATTAAGAACTTGGACCCAGACATGCTCAAAACGGCAGAGGCCAAAGAG AAGTGGCGTCCATTCTGTAACCAGTTTGACGGAGTGGTGGAGGACTTTAACTACGGGACTCTGCTACGACTTGACTGTGTGAAGGACTACACAGAGGAAAACACCATATTTG CCACCAGGATCCAGTTCTTTGCCATCGAGATCGCTAGGAACAGAGAAGGATTCAACACCCCTGTTTTCCAGGCTAAAAAGCAGCCTTCGTAA